The genomic stretch TTTCTGGACTTGCTTCTTCCCTCCTTTCATAGCGATCTGCTCTGCCTCATCCAGACGGTGCTGCAGGTCCTTAATGGTCTGCTCCATATTTTTCTTCATGCGCTCCAGGTGAGCACTGGTATCCTGCTCTTTCTTAAGCTCCTCTGCCATCATGGCAGCATCTGTGATGGCCTTCTTGGCCTTCTCTTCTGCATTGCGGCTCTCCTGCACCGCTTCCTCCACCTCAGTCTGCAGCTGCATGAGGTCCCCCTCCATCTTCTTTTTCTGGTTGATCAGACTGGTGTTCTGAGAGTGAAGGAGTTGCATTCTCTCTGTGGCCTCTGTAAGCTCCTGCTCAGCTAACTTTCGCCCCCTTTCTGTCTGTTCCACTACAGCGCGCAGCTCCTCTATCTCTGCTTGTATGAGGTTGTTTCTACGCTCCAAAATGGCAACATTCTCTTTTAGCTCCTCGTTACCTCGTACAGAATCATCCAGCTGTAGCTGGGAGTCTTTCAGGTACGCTTGGACACATTTGAGCTGCTTTTGGGCTTCTGCAGCTTGTCTGTTAGCCTGGCTCAGTTGTATCTCCATTTCATTGAGATCTCCCTCCATCTTCTTTTTGATTCTCAGGATCTCGTTTCGACTTCTCGTTTCAGATTCAAGGGATGTCTGCAAGGACTCCACCATGCGCTGATAGTTTCTTTTAGCTTGTTCCATCTCCTCATCCTTTTCAGAGAGCTTACGTTCAATTTCTGCTTTTACCTGGTTGAACTCTAGCTGGGCACGAAGGATCTTACTCTCTTCATGCTCCAGAGAGCCCTCTGCTTCCTCAAGAGCGGACTGCAGCTCAGCCTTCTCCTGTTCTATCTGCTTTCTGATCTTCTCCAGCTCGTGAACATTCTTCGCTCCCTCCCCAAGCTGATCAGTCAGGTCAGAGATCTCCTCCTGCAagttcttgttttctcttttaatTGTTTCTAACTGGTCAAGTGCTTCCTCATACGCATTCTTTAGTTTGAAAAGTTCCGTGCTAAGAGTGCGGGCCTCTTTTTGAGATGCCTCCAGCTCACACTGAGATTCTTCGTATTTCTGCTTCCACTCTGCCATGACCTTGTCAAAGGACCTCTGCTTCTTGTCGAGAACTGCAGATGCTGCATTAGAGCGCTCAAGGTCCAGCATGAGGTCCTCGATCTCATTTTGCAGGCGATGCTTGGTCTTTTCAAGGGAGGAGCACTTTGCATTCACTGCTTCCACAGCCTCCTCTGCCTCCTGCAGCCTTTGAGCCAGTTTTTTCTTAGCTTCTTCTAGCTCCTCGGTTCTCTGGATACCATCGGTTTCATACTTAGCCCTCCATGTGGATACTTCACTGTTAGCTTTGGATAGAGCCCTTTGGAGCTCTGCCTTTGCCTCCTGCTCTTCTTCATATTGCTCCCTGAGCAGGTCACAGTCATGGCGGGCTGACTGCACTGCATGAGCTAGTGCATTTTTGGCTTTTACCTCTTCCTCCAGCTGCCTGCGTAAGTCTTCCATCTGCTGCGTGGAGGAACTCTTCCCCCGCGTAAGCTGGGAGATCAGACACTCTCTCTCCTCCAGCTGCCGACTGAGCTCTCCATTTTCTGTCAGCAGTTTGGCCCTCTGAGTAGTTAAGTCATTGATGGATCGTTGGTTTTCATCAGTTTTAGCCTTGTATTCATTCATTTGGTCCTCCAGAGTACGACACATTTTTTCAAGGTTACATTTAGACTTCACTATATTCTCCATGTTGGAGGCAAAGTCGTCGAGTTCCAGCTTGAGctcacctttctctttctccagTTTCTGCTTCACACGCTGGAGGTTATCGATCTGCTCTCCCAGCTCAGCCATGCTATCAGCATGCTTCTTACGCAGCGCAGCTGTAGTGGTCTCATGCTGGAGTGTGGCCTCTTCTAAGTCTCTGCGAAGCTTCTGAAACTCTGTCTCTCGCTTCTTGTTGAGCTCCACTTGAGCAGATGTGGCACCTCCAGCTTCTTCAAGACGTTCACTGATATCTTCTAGTTCTCGGGATAGGTCAGACCTCTGCTTCTCTACTTTAGCACGTGTTGCTCGTTCGGCGTCTAGCTCCTCTTCAAGCTCCTCAATGCGTGCCTGACTCTCTTTCATTTTCTTCTGTAACTGGATACTAACCATTTGTTCATCCTCAACCTtgctgttcaggttgttaatctCAAAGTCTTTTTTCTTGAGCTTTTCTTCTAGTTGTTGTTTGTCATTTTCCAAATCCATCACATTTTCTTGAGTCAACTTAAGATCTCCCTCAAGCTTTCTCTTGGCACGCTCCAAATCCATCCTGACCTTTTTTTCTTGTTCCAGGGAGCCTTCAAGATCATCCACTTGTTGCTCAAGCTTAACTTTAGCCTTAGTCAATGAGTTGACCTTGTCCTCTTCGCTTTGTAGGTCATCCAGTGTTTGCTGGTGTGCCTCTTGTAAAGCTTTCTTCTCTTTTGTAAGCTTCATAATGTTCTCCTCTTGAGAGGCCATCTCTTCAGTTAGGTTTTTTACCTTATTTTCTATGGCATGTTTCTCCTTTTCTACCTTGGCCAGTGTTAGTTCTAAATCATCAATGTCCTTCTTTAACTCTGCACACTCATCTTCCAGCTTGCGTTTCTTGGCTGTGAGTTCTGCATtcatttcctcctcctcctccattcgtTCTGTGATTTCCTTTACTTTGGCTTCCAACTGGATCTTGCTTTTGATCAGCTGCTCACAGCGCTCCTCTGCATCAGTAAGCGTGTCCTGTTCAGACTGCAGTTGGAGAAGCAGATCATTTTTCTCCTGCAGTAGTGAGACCATCTTTTCCTCCAGCTCTTTTCGCCTGCCATCAGATTTATCTAGGGTCTCCTTCAGTTTATTGAACTCCTCTTTCATATTGGCCATCTCTTTCTCCGACTCTGCACTCTTCAGAAGTGGCTTTATCTTGAAATACATTTTCATCCACGGCCAGTTTTTTACACCAAGGAAGGAACGAAGGTTCCACTGAATAACCATCAGTGCGTCCCTgcgttccacaagctttttGAACTCTTCCCTCATGAGCAAACCACGGGAGTTAGCCTGGATCCTTGTGATAATGCGAGCGAGCTGTTCATCTCTCATTTCTTCCAGTGTACCCAGCAAACCAGCTTTAAAGAATACCTTAGTGTTTCCAAAGCGATACTGCGTGTGATCGATGTCCAAGGATCCAAGGAGTTTCTCCGTACCCTTCTTGCTGTCGATAAACTGGCCCTCGGGAATTGCGGAAGCGTTCAGGATACGGTATCTCTGTTTGAAGTCTCCATAGAGGACTCTGTTGGGAAAACCCTTTCTGCAGATTCTGATGCCCTCGAGCACACCGTTACACCGCAGCTGGTGCATAACAAGGCAGTTCTCCATAATCCCGGGTGTTTTCCTTTCATTAGGGATCAGACAACGTACAAAGTGGGGGTGAGTGGTCTTCAGATTCGTCATCAGTTTGTTGAGATTTTCCCTGTGTAGTGCTGACACAGTTTGGAAAGATGAGCCCTTTTTCTTCGCCCCTTTGCTAGATTTCTCTGCCCCATCAGCTGCTGCATAGCTGGAGAACAGATGACTAAGGAGTTTGAGGGAAGACTTCTGGTAAAGCCCTACTACAGTTTCATTCAGCGGGTCTTTGTTCTTCACCAGCCAGCCTGTGATGTTGTAATCTACAGTTCCTGCATAATGGCCGAGGGCAAAGTGTGCCTCTGGTCCACCCTTCACTGTCCGTGGTTTTTGGAATATGTTTGATTTTCCTAAATGATTGTCATAGAGCTTAGACTTGAAAGTTTGATCTGTGGCCTTTGGAAACATACATTCTTCCTCTAGTATAGACATGATCCCAAGGGGCTTTTCGATTAGTTCAATGCAGGCCTGCAAGTCCATGCCGAAATCAATGAATTCCCAGTCAATACCCTCTTTCTTGTACTCCTCTTGCTCAAGCACAAACATATGATGGTTGAAAAATTGTTGCAGTTTTTCATTGGTGAAGTTGATGCAGAGTTGCTCAAAGCTGTTAAAGTCAAAGATCTCAAATCCAGCAATGTCCAGCACACCAATGAAGTACTGACGCTGCTGCTTAGTCTCAAGAGATTGGTTGATTCTCACCACCATCCAGTTGAACATCTTCTCATACACTGACTTAGACAGTGCACCAATAGAGTAGTAGACTTGTGACACACTTTGACCCTTGGTAACATATTCATTGCCAACCTTGACCCTAGGGTGGCACAAACCCTTCAATAAGTCAGCTGAATTTAGTCCCATCAGATAGGCTGACTTGTCAGCAGATTCTGTTCCATCAGGCTCTGCCTGTTCTTCACGTTGCTTATTCTTGAACTTCATGTTGCCATAATGCATGATTGCACCGGTCAGCTTGTAGACGCCAACTTTCTCCTCACTTGTGAAACCAAGTACATCAAAAGCATTATCAGTAGCAACCAGTTCCTCTCCGTCATCGATGGAAGCAACAGTTACTTCTCCTTGTGAGACATAGGCATAATCATAAGGGTTGTTGGTGATCAGCAGCATATCCAGCAGCTCTGGCTTTTTATTGGATAAAATTTGGTAAAAAATGTGGTAGTTTCTTTCAGCCTTGAGCTGGAAGGTGACACGAGATTTCTCAAGTAAATACGTCTCGATGTCAGCAGAAGACAGTTTTCCACTTACTCCAAAATGAATGCGGATGAATTTACCAAACCGAGAGGAATTGTCATTCCTCAAAGTCTTAGCATTGCCGAAAGCCTCCAAAGCAGGATTAGCCTGGATTATCTGGTCTTCCAGCGTACCTTTGTTTGCATCTTTCTTGCTGCCACCACCTACAGCAGCAATGCTGGCAAAATATTGGATGACTCTTTTGGTGTTGACAGTCTTCCCTGCCCCGGATTCTCCAGTGATAAGGATAGATTGATTCTCACGATCTGTCAGCATGTACTGATAGGCGTTGTCAGAAATGGAGTAGATGTGCGGGGGAGCCTCTGATCTCTTCTTCCCCCGGTAAGCATTAACAACCTCCTGGTCATACACCGGCAACCACTTATAGGGGTTAACAGTAACACAGAACAGCCCAGAGTAGGTATAGATCATCCAAGCTGCATAACGCTCTTTGAGGTTAAACAGCACGGCAGGCTCATGGAGGAAGGTGAACATAGCCATGTCTTCGATTTTGTCAAACTTCGGCGGATTCTGAGGGTGCACATCTGTCTCTTTCACAGTGACGATCGTCCCATCTTCTCTTTTCACGGTCACCTTGCCGGCTTCCTTGCTGGTGATCTGGCCCTTGACGTATTCCTCCTTTTCATCCACCACAAAACACTCGGTCTTAATGTCAAATAGCCTGGTCTGGGCTTCCAGGCGCTCCTTGTCGGATTTCCTCAGGTACGGAGCAGCTTTGCCAAACTCAGCCATGATAGAGTCACCCATTGTTAAAGCACAGCGAGCACAGAGTCAGGAGACTGAATCGAGAAGCAAAGTAGCTTGATGTGTGGGAACGGTACACTGGTCTGCACTTTATAAAGGGAGAGCAAGCTCCAAATTAGGAAGCAACTAAGGCACTGATGGAAAGTGATGTTCCTTTTGAGGCTGAGATGTCTGTTCCTGTTAGTGCCCATTTAAGGATACA from Brienomyrus brachyistius isolate T26 chromosome 14, BBRACH_0.4, whole genome shotgun sequence encodes the following:
- the LOC125707921 gene encoding myosin-6-like; amino-acid sequence: MGDSIMAEFGKAAPYLRKSDKERLEAQTRLFDIKTECFVVDEKEEYVKGQITSKEAGKVTVKREDGTIVTVKETDVHPQNPPKFDKIEDMAMFTFLHEPAVLFNLKERYAAWMIYTYSGLFCVTVNPYKWLPVYDQEVVNAYRGKKRSEAPPHIYSISDNAYQYMLTDRENQSILITGESGAGKTVNTKRVIQYFASIAAVGGGSKKDANKGTLEDQIIQANPALEAFGNAKTLRNDNSSRFGKFIRIHFGVSGKLSSADIETYLLEKSRVTFQLKAERNYHIFYQILSNKKPELLDMLLITNNPYDYAYVSQGEVTVASIDDGEELVATDNAFDVLGFTSEEKVGVYKLTGAIMHYGNMKFKNKQREEQAEPDGTESADKSAYLMGLNSADLLKGLCHPRVKVGNEYVTKGQSVSQVYYSIGALSKSVYEKMFNWMVVRINQSLETKQQRQYFIGVLDIAGFEIFDFNSFEQLCINFTNEKLQQFFNHHMFVLEQEEYKKEGIDWEFIDFGMDLQACIELIEKPLGIMSILEEECMFPKATDQTFKSKLYDNHLGKSNIFQKPRTVKGGPEAHFALGHYAGTVDYNITGWLVKNKDPLNETVVGLYQKSSLKLLSHLFSSYAAADGAEKSSKGAKKKGSSFQTVSALHRENLNKLMTNLKTTHPHFVRCLIPNERKTPGIMENCLVMHQLRCNGVLEGIRICRKGFPNRVLYGDFKQRYRILNASAIPEGQFIDSKKGTEKLLGSLDIDHTQYRFGNTKVFFKAGLLGTLEEMRDEQLARIITRIQANSRGLLMREEFKKLVERRDALMVIQWNLRSFLGVKNWPWMKMYFKIKPLLKSAESEKEMANMKEEFNKLKETLDKSDGRRKELEEKMVSLLQEKNDLLLQLQSEQDTLTDAEERCEQLIKSKIQLEAKVKEITERMEEEEEMNAELTAKKRKLEDECAELKKDIDDLELTLAKVEKEKHAIENKVKNLTEEMASQEENIMKLTKEKKALQEAHQQTLDDLQSEEDKVNSLTKAKVKLEQQVDDLEGSLEQEKKVRMDLERAKRKLEGDLKLTQENVMDLENDKQQLEEKLKKKDFEINNLNSKVEDEQMVSIQLQKKMKESQARIEELEEELDAERATRAKVEKQRSDLSRELEDISERLEEAGGATSAQVELNKKRETEFQKLRRDLEEATLQHETTTAALRKKHADSMAELGEQIDNLQRVKQKLEKEKGELKLELDDFASNMENIVKSKCNLEKMCRTLEDQMNEYKAKTDENQRSINDLTTQRAKLLTENGELSRQLEERECLISQLTRGKSSSTQQMEDLRRQLEEEVKAKNALAHAVQSARHDCDLLREQYEEEQEAKAELQRALSKANSEVSTWRAKYETDGIQRTEELEEAKKKLAQRLQEAEEAVEAVNAKCSSLEKTKHRLQNEIEDLMLDLERSNAASAVLDKKQRSFDKVMAEWKQKYEESQCELEASQKEARTLSTELFKLKNAYEEALDQLETIKRENKNLQEEISDLTDQLGEGAKNVHELEKIRKQIEQEKAELQSALEEAEGSLEHEESKILRAQLEFNQVKAEIERKLSEKDEEMEQAKRNYQRMVESLQTSLESETRSRNEILRIKKKMEGDLNEMEIQLSQANRQAAEAQKQLKCVQAYLKDSQLQLDDSVRGNEELKENVAILERRNNLIQAEIEELRAVVEQTERGRKLAEQELTEATERMQLLHSQNTSLINQKKKMEGDLMQLQTEVEEAVQESRNAEEKAKKAITDAAMMAEELKKEQDTSAHLERMKKNMEQTIKDLQHRLDEAEQIAMKGGKKQVQKLEARLRELESELEGEQKRGIESMKGVRKYERRIKELTYQTEEDRKNMARLQDLVDKLQLKVKAYKRSTEEAEELANANLAKFRKLQHELEEAEERADIAESQVNKLRAKTRETPGKKSLDD